The Gemmatimonadaceae bacterium genomic sequence CGGCGTCGGTGAGTGGCCACAACGACGAGAGCGCGAGATAGGTCGCGAACACCGGAAACACGAGCCGCAACGTCGGCAGCTCGAAGCGTCGGGGGCTGATATCGGGGGCGCGTTGCATGGCGGCATCGCGCCACGTGGCCGCCGCGAGCGTGACGCCCACGGCGGCGACCACGATATCCCAGGCGCCACGCGCGCCCGGAACTACGGAGACCAGCACCCACGCCGCCGGGAAGGCCACCAGCCAGCGCGTCGCTCGTCGCCCCGACGCCGGTGCGACATACGCGCCGTGCACGGTGCCCAGCACCGCGCCAGCGACGATCGACAGGAGCAGCAGCAGTACGCGGCGTTCGTCGCCTTCACTCCCCAATCCGAGCAGCCAGGCGAGCGGCACGAGCAGATACACGAGCCCCATGAGCGGGAGCTCGAGCGCCAGCGACTGCACCGTGTCCTCGCTCTCCACATAGCGACTCACGCGCGCGAAGAGCAGGGCACCGAGCAGCGCGCCGGCGGTGTTCGTCGCCACGTCGAGCAGCGAACTGAAGCGATCGGGCGCGAAGAGCTGCGCTGTTTCGATCGCGGCACTGAGCCCGGCGCCGAGCAGCAGCACGCGGCGCCAATCGGCAGGCGCGCCGCGCGGGCGGGTGAGCTGATGCACGAACCCGAAGGGCACGAACATCAGCACGTTCATGACGAGATCGGACCAGGTCCAGATCGTGGTGAGCCCGTGCGCCGGCGTCAGCTGAAAGCGGAAGGGCGCGAGCGTGATGACCGCCGTGGTGAGTGCCAGATAGCCGAGTACGGCCCGGCCCAGCCGAAGCGCGGTGAAATCGGCGGCTCGGCGGAAGCGGGGGCGCGGGGTCGGGGCAGACGGCGTCGTCCGGGGGTGGCTCATCGTGCTGGGAAGTATCGGCAGCACCCCCCCGACAGATGATCCGCCCCGGTCACGCCGTGGGCGCCCACCGAATGCTACCTTTGCCTGTCGCCCCCGTTCACGTTCAGCCCCGATCTGTGATGCGTATTTGCCTCTTTGCGGCCGGCCTCCTTGGCGCGGCCGTCTCGACTGCCCATGCCCAGCAGCCCGCGCCCAAGTCGGCGCCCAAGTCGGCCCCGGCCAAGGCCGCTCCCGCCAGGGCCGCCGCCGCCGCCAGTGCCCTGGACTCGTCGACCTTTGCCGCGCTCGCGTGGCGCAACGTTGGCCCGTCGCGCGGTGGCCGCGCGAATGCGATCGCCGGCATCCCGTCCAATCCGCTGGTCTACTTTGCCGGCTACACCGGCGGCGGGCTGTGGCGCACCGACGATGCGGGGCTGAACTGGAAGAACATTTCCGACGGGCAGTTCACGTCGAGCACCATTGGCGCGATCGCGGTGGCGCCGAGCGACGAGAACGTGATCTACGTGGGCACCGGCGAGCATGCCGTGCGCGGCCAGTCGAGCACGTACGGCGACGGCATGTACAAGAGCACCGACCAGGGGCGCACCTGGAAGAAGATCGGGCTCGAGCTGTCGAAGCAGATCAGCGCTGTGCGCGTGCATCCGACCAATCCGGAGGTCGTGTACGTGGCCGTGCAGGGCGATCGCTGGAAGGGGACGGCGGATCGCGGCATCTATCGTAGCACGGATGGCGGCACGACGTGGACGCAGGTGCTCAAGGGGGTGAACGCGACGAGTGGCGCGAGCGATCTGAGCATGGACGCCACCAATCCGCGCATCCTGTACGCGGCGATGTGGGATCATCAGCGCATGCCCTGGATGGTGCGCTCGGGTGGTGCGGGCAGCGGGATCTGGAAGAGCACGGATGGCGGCGACACGTGGACGCGCCTGAGCGAGGGGCTCCCCAAGCTGATGGGCAAGATCGGCGTGGCGGTCTCGCCGGCCAATCCGGAGCGCGTGTTTGCGATTGTGGAGGCGGAGGCCGGTGGCCTCTACCGCAGCGATGACGCCGGCAAGACGTGGCGCCTCCTGAGCGGCGATCGCCTCATTCAGACGCGGTCGTGGTACTACATGAACGTCACCGCCGATCCGAAGAACGAGAATGTGGTGTGGGTGATGAACGCCCCGATCGTGCGCAGTATCGATGGCGGCCGCACCTTCCAGACGGTGCCGGCGATGCACGGCGACAATCACCAGCTGTGGATCAATCCGCGCGACTCACGGTATGTCGCCAACGCGAACGATGGCGGCGCGAGTGTATCGCTCGACGGCGGGAAGAGCTGGAGCACGCAGGACAACCAGCCCACGGCCCAGTTCTATCACGTCGCCGTGGACGATGGTTTCCCCTACAAGCTCTACGGCGGGCAGCAGGACAACTCGTCGGTGATGCTCAAGAGCTTCAGCGACATGGGGCGCGTGGACATCCGCGACTGGGACATCGGCCCGGGGTGTGAAAGCGCCAACATGGGGGTGAGCGCGAAGAACCCGCGCTATGTGTATGGCGGCTGCTATCAGGGGATCATCGAAGAGGTCGATCAGGCGACGGGGCTGCGGCGCGCGATCATGCCGTGGCCGGAGATGAACCTCACCGAACCGACCGACAAGACGAAGTACCGCTACAACTGGACGGCGCCGATCGAGGTGTCGCAGCACGACGACAAGGTCGTGTACCATGGCGGCAACGTGCTCTTCAAGACGACCGATCGCGGCCAGCACTGGACGCCGATCTCGGGCGATCTGACCAAGAACGACAAGAGTCGGCAGGGATGGGGTGGCGGGCCGATCACCAACGAGGGCGCCGGCGGTGAGGTGTACGCCGCGATCGTGGTGATCGAGGAGTCGCCGCACGATGCCAACACGCTCTACGTGGGCACCGACGACGGCGTCATTCAGCGCACCCGCGACGGCGGCAAGACGTGGACGAACATCACGCCGGCCTCGTGGGGCGACGGGCTGGTGAATGAGATCGCGGTGTCGCCGTTCGACGCCGGCACGATCTACGTCTCCTTCCGCAAGGATCGTCTCGGCGATTACACGCCGCATGTGTATGTCTCGCGTGACTACGGCGCGACCTTCACCGAAATGGTGAGCGGCTTCCGCCCCAATGAGCCGGTGCGGGTCGTGCGCGAAGACCCGGCGCGAAAGGGGCTGCTCTACGCCGGCACCGAAACCGGCGTGTACGTGAGCTACGATGGCGGCGCGTGGATGCCGTTCACGGGTTTCCCGGTGACTCCGGTGACCGACCTCGCGGTGAAGCACGGCGATCTCATCGCCTCCACCGAAGGGCGGGCGTTCTGGATTCTCGATGATCTGTCGGTGCTGCGGCAGCGCGCCGATTCTCTGGCGAGTGCGGCGGTGCATCTCTACGCGCCGCGACCCGCCGTGCTGCTGGCCAGCGGCACGGCCCCGGCCGGCAAGGGGGCGGGCGCCAACCCCGCCTTCGGCGCCACGGTGTATTTCCGCCTTGCGGCTGCGCCCGACAGCGTGACGACCGTGTCGGTGGAGTTCCTCGACAGCAAGGGTACGGTGGTGCGGTCGTTTGCCTCGAAGGATTCGCTCAACAAGCTCACCGCCAAGGCGGGGCTCAACAGCCTGTACTGGAACCTCCGCCGCGCGGCGCCGGCGCGCCTGGGAACGGTACTGCTCTTTGGCGCGCCGAACGATGGCGGGGCGCATGTGTCACCGGGGCAGTACAGCGTGCGGCTGACGTTCACGCAGGGCGGCAAGAGCACGGTGCTCACGCGCCCGCTCACCGTGCAGAACGATCCGCGCGTCACGACGCCGGTGGCTTTGGTGGCGGAGCGTGACTCGGTGGCGAATCTGCTGTCCACGCGCATCAACGAGATTCACGAAAGCGTGCTGCGCCTGCGCGATGTGAAGGGGCAGGTGGCGGGCTTTGTGCAGCGCGCCAAGGAGACGAGCGCGCCCGATACCATCGCGGCGGCGGGCAAGGCGCTCACCGGCAAGCTCGACAAGATGGACCCGCGGCTCACCACCAAGGCGGCGAACGGGCAGGACATCATCAACTACGCCAACGGCATCAACGGGCAGTATGGCTTCCTGCTTGGCCAGGTCGAGGGGAATACGCAGCTGACGCAGCCGGTGAAGGATCGGTTGGTGGAGTTGGAGAAGATTTGGGCGGCCTTGCGTGCGGAGGTCGAGCAGATTGAACTCGTCG encodes the following:
- a CDS encoding glycosyl hydrolase, translated to MRICLFAAGLLGAAVSTAHAQQPAPKSAPKSAPAKAAPARAAAAASALDSSTFAALAWRNVGPSRGGRANAIAGIPSNPLVYFAGYTGGGLWRTDDAGLNWKNISDGQFTSSTIGAIAVAPSDENVIYVGTGEHAVRGQSSTYGDGMYKSTDQGRTWKKIGLELSKQISAVRVHPTNPEVVYVAVQGDRWKGTADRGIYRSTDGGTTWTQVLKGVNATSGASDLSMDATNPRILYAAMWDHQRMPWMVRSGGAGSGIWKSTDGGDTWTRLSEGLPKLMGKIGVAVSPANPERVFAIVEAEAGGLYRSDDAGKTWRLLSGDRLIQTRSWYYMNVTADPKNENVVWVMNAPIVRSIDGGRTFQTVPAMHGDNHQLWINPRDSRYVANANDGGASVSLDGGKSWSTQDNQPTAQFYHVAVDDGFPYKLYGGQQDNSSVMLKSFSDMGRVDIRDWDIGPGCESANMGVSAKNPRYVYGGCYQGIIEEVDQATGLRRAIMPWPEMNLTEPTDKTKYRYNWTAPIEVSQHDDKVVYHGGNVLFKTTDRGQHWTPISGDLTKNDKSRQGWGGGPITNEGAGGEVYAAIVVIEESPHDANTLYVGTDDGVIQRTRDGGKTWTNITPASWGDGLVNEIAVSPFDAGTIYVSFRKDRLGDYTPHVYVSRDYGATFTEMVSGFRPNEPVRVVREDPARKGLLYAGTETGVYVSYDGGAWMPFTGFPVTPVTDLAVKHGDLIASTEGRAFWILDDLSVLRQRADSLASAAVHLYAPRPAVLLASGTAPAGKGAGANPAFGATVYFRLAAAPDSVTTVSVEFLDSKGTVVRSFASKDSLNKLTAKAGLNSLYWNLRRAAPARLGTVLLFGAPNDGGAHVSPGQYSVRLTFTQGGKSTVLTRPLTVQNDPRVTTPVALVAERDSVANLLSTRINEIHESVLRLRDVKGQVAGFVQRAKETSAPDTIAAAGKALTGKLDKMDPRLTTKAANGQDIINYANGINGQYGFLLGQVEGNTQLTQPVKDRLVELEKIWAALRAEVEQIELVDVPAFNKLLESKGVPGVVSAKKKGPIA
- a CDS encoding VanZ family protein, with the protein product MSHPRTTPSAPTPRPRFRRAADFTALRLGRAVLGYLALTTAVITLAPFRFQLTPAHGLTTIWTWSDLVMNVLMFVPFGFVHQLTRPRGAPADWRRVLLLGAGLSAAIETAQLFAPDRFSSLLDVATNTAGALLGALLFARVSRYVESEDTVQSLALELPLMGLVYLLVPLAWLLGLGSEGDERRVLLLLLSIVAGAVLGTVHGAYVAPASGRRATRWLVAFPAAWVLVSVVPGARGAWDIVVAAVGVTLAAATWRDAAMQRAPDISPRRFELPTLRLVFPVFATYLALSSLWPLTDAGFGWRGTLALTPPNVALSQPMVYRALEHLAAFTLVGYMGAEFHGRDSRRMRQVLPRVLVFTVLASALLEGARGFHDAYGASVLLFLLTQVAAVFGAYVYVLQRAHVRALVKRRQLLVELAARPPAPLRRTA